In the genome of Pseudarthrobacter sp. IC2-21, one region contains:
- a CDS encoding MFS transporter: protein MSSTTRTPLTSRVKTPNIGAAIFALAMGGVGIGVTEFTMMGLLKEVEQGLNISTPEAGHLISAYALGVVVGAPLLAAVGAKLPRKHLALGLMLFFTLANLTSYLAPDYGTMLVSRFAAGLPHGAFFGVAAVIAASLVPASRRGWAISMVMAGLSVSNVIGVPAATWVGQTFGWRLLFVVVGAIGALTLVLLWKFVPFQAPHPDASIRRELGALKRLQVWLAILIGIVGFGGFFATYTYIAHTMTLVAGIPASLLPLVVALYGLGMVAGTVVGGRLADKSVMGTLYWVLPGIAAALVIYAVAVHWPWSALVMVFVVGASGSLLVPALQTRLLDASPDAPSLASSLNHAALNVANALGAFLGGVVIAWGWGFVAPALVGAVLALLGLAVAIVSGLLERRKPLTA from the coding sequence ATGAGCAGCACCACCCGAACGCCCCTGACGTCCAGAGTCAAGACTCCCAATATCGGTGCGGCCATCTTCGCTTTGGCCATGGGCGGCGTGGGAATCGGCGTCACGGAATTCACCATGATGGGACTGCTCAAGGAGGTGGAGCAGGGACTCAACATCAGCACCCCGGAAGCCGGACACCTCATTTCCGCCTACGCATTGGGAGTCGTGGTGGGTGCCCCGCTCCTCGCAGCTGTAGGCGCAAAACTCCCCCGCAAACACCTCGCCCTGGGCCTGATGCTGTTCTTCACCTTGGCCAACCTGACGTCCTACCTGGCTCCGGACTACGGCACCATGCTGGTTTCACGTTTCGCGGCCGGGTTACCGCACGGCGCCTTCTTTGGCGTCGCGGCCGTGATCGCCGCCTCCCTGGTTCCGGCCAGCAGACGCGGCTGGGCCATTTCCATGGTGATGGCCGGCCTGTCCGTTTCCAACGTCATCGGCGTTCCCGCCGCCACCTGGGTAGGCCAGACGTTCGGCTGGCGGCTGCTCTTCGTCGTCGTGGGCGCAATCGGTGCCCTGACGCTGGTCCTGCTGTGGAAATTCGTGCCGTTCCAAGCGCCCCACCCGGACGCCAGCATCCGCCGCGAGCTGGGTGCACTCAAACGGTTGCAGGTCTGGCTGGCCATCCTCATCGGCATTGTGGGCTTTGGCGGCTTCTTTGCTACGTACACCTACATTGCCCACACCATGACGCTGGTGGCCGGCATTCCTGCGTCCCTGCTGCCGCTGGTTGTTGCCCTTTACGGGCTCGGGATGGTCGCGGGAACCGTGGTGGGCGGCAGGCTGGCCGACAAGTCAGTGATGGGAACCCTCTATTGGGTCCTGCCAGGCATTGCCGCAGCCCTGGTGATCTACGCCGTTGCGGTGCACTGGCCGTGGTCCGCCCTGGTCATGGTCTTTGTGGTGGGAGCGTCGGGCTCCCTGCTTGTGCCCGCCCTGCAGACCCGCCTTCTGGATGCCTCCCCGGACGCACCTTCCCTGGCATCGTCCCTGAACCACGCCGCGCTCAACGTCGCCAACGCGCTGGGCGCCTTCCTGGGCGGCGTGGTCATCGCCTGGGGGTGGGGCTTCGTGGCGCCCGCGCTCGTCGGCGCGGTGTTGGCCCTCCTGGGCCTGGCAGTCGCGATAGTCAGCGGCCTGCTGGAACGCAGGAAACCCCTGACCGCCTGA
- a CDS encoding 4'-phosphopantetheinyl transferase superfamily protein — translation MAGPMLPVLRSCPPGDPGGQFALKAEPYGFRAGPTAAGRLPLLDPAELDRAAALAPGPRAAFVAGRLALRALAAELLDVPSPDLTTNFSCPRCGTGPGLSHGRPGYAFRGKPAPLALSLSRSSGWILLAALVEPPPGVTIGVDLEDPARLDFDGFDGVALTRAERAGLAGLSGPALLQERARLWARKEAWLKMTGRGLTTAPDTLDVLHRAELRDLAPGEAGLPPDLRAAVALSAAGL, via the coding sequence GTGGCGGGACCGATGCTTCCGGTCCTGCGTTCCTGCCCTCCCGGTGATCCGGGAGGGCAGTTCGCGTTGAAGGCGGAACCCTACGGGTTCAGGGCGGGCCCGACGGCGGCTGGCCGGCTTCCGCTGCTGGACCCCGCGGAGCTGGATCGGGCTGCCGCCCTGGCGCCCGGCCCTCGGGCCGCCTTTGTGGCCGGCCGTTTGGCACTGCGGGCGCTTGCCGCGGAGCTGCTGGACGTCCCGTCGCCGGACCTCACCACCAACTTCAGCTGCCCCCGGTGCGGGACCGGCCCCGGCTTATCCCACGGCAGGCCTGGCTACGCGTTCCGCGGCAAACCGGCGCCGCTGGCACTCAGCCTGTCCCGGAGCTCCGGCTGGATCCTGCTTGCTGCCCTGGTGGAACCACCTCCCGGTGTGACCATCGGCGTGGACCTGGAAGATCCGGCGCGGCTGGACTTCGACGGGTTCGACGGCGTTGCCCTGACCAGGGCCGAGCGTGCCGGCCTCGCCGGGCTGTCCGGGCCGGCGCTGCTGCAGGAACGGGCCCGGCTGTGGGCCCGCAAGGAGGCGTGGCTGAAGATGACCGGCCGCGGGCTCACCACCGCCCCGGACACTTTGGACGTCCTGCACCGCGCGGAACTCCGCGACCTCGCCCCCGGCGAGGCGGGGCTGCCGCCTGACCTGCGTGCCGCCGTCGCGCTTTCAGCTGCGGGACTCTAG
- a CDS encoding Rv2578c family radical SAM protein, translating to MRWDAQALMQRPADDAGSAPSPALLPLAGLVRSVTTPEFAGITFHEVTAKSVLNKVVSGSKMPFEWTVNPYRGCSHACVYCFARKSHTYLDFDAGLDFDSQVVVKVNAAEILRKELAKPSWGRHQVALGTNTDPYQRAEGRYRLMPGIIAALADSGTPLSILTKGTLLARDIPLLKHAAAQVPVGVGISLAMTDEALSEAVEPGTPGPRARLKLVARLRDAGLPCGVMAMPILPWLSDSDEALDALFGSLAAAGATGVTAGALYLKPGTREWFMQWIAKNHPDLAGRYRRLYGTGSYASKEYRTWLASKVRYFKQRHGFTSGHGFSHRDLEDDPRSEEAQYPEGILPVSGKAGTPARARTGEPALGQPTLF from the coding sequence ATGAGATGGGATGCACAAGCACTAATGCAGCGGCCTGCCGACGACGCCGGAAGCGCGCCATCCCCCGCGCTGTTACCGCTCGCCGGGCTGGTCCGGTCAGTCACCACTCCCGAATTCGCCGGCATCACCTTCCATGAGGTCACCGCCAAATCGGTGCTCAACAAGGTGGTTTCCGGTTCAAAAATGCCCTTCGAGTGGACGGTCAACCCCTACCGGGGCTGCAGCCATGCCTGCGTCTACTGCTTCGCACGCAAAAGCCATACGTACCTGGACTTCGACGCCGGACTGGATTTCGACAGCCAGGTAGTGGTCAAAGTCAATGCCGCCGAGATACTGCGGAAGGAACTGGCCAAGCCTTCCTGGGGCCGCCATCAGGTAGCCCTGGGCACCAATACGGACCCCTACCAGCGGGCCGAGGGCCGCTACCGGTTGATGCCGGGAATTATTGCGGCGCTGGCGGACTCCGGGACACCGCTGTCCATCCTCACCAAGGGGACCCTGCTGGCACGTGACATTCCGCTCCTGAAGCACGCTGCTGCCCAGGTTCCGGTGGGTGTGGGCATCTCGCTTGCCATGACGGACGAGGCGTTGTCAGAAGCTGTGGAACCGGGAACGCCGGGGCCGCGGGCACGGCTCAAGCTCGTCGCCCGCTTACGCGACGCCGGACTCCCCTGCGGCGTGATGGCCATGCCCATCCTGCCGTGGCTTTCAGACAGCGACGAAGCCTTGGATGCCCTCTTCGGATCCCTGGCCGCTGCCGGCGCCACGGGGGTGACGGCCGGCGCCCTATACCTGAAACCCGGCACCCGGGAATGGTTCATGCAGTGGATCGCCAAAAACCACCCGGACCTCGCCGGCCGCTACCGGCGCCTCTACGGCACAGGTTCGTATGCGTCCAAGGAGTACCGGACCTGGCTCGCGTCCAAGGTGCGCTATTTCAAGCAACGGCACGGCTTCACCAGCGGGCACGGGTTCAGCCACCGTGATCTGGAGGATGATCCCCGCAGCGAAGAAGCACAGTACCCGGAGGGCATCCTGCCGGTTTCCGGGAAGGCCGGCACGCCTGCGCGGGCCCGCACCGGGGAACCGGCACTTGGCCAGCCAACCCTCTTCTGA
- a CDS encoding GlsB/YeaQ/YmgE family stress response membrane protein — protein sequence MGFLAWIILGLIVGAIVKAVMPGRVGGGWVTSLVLGVVGAIVGGWIGSLLFGKGDLAFFDLGTWILAIVGGLVVAGIYGAITGRRGTTRAP from the coding sequence ATGGGTTTTCTTGCTTGGATTATTCTCGGCCTCATAGTGGGGGCCATCGTCAAGGCCGTTATGCCCGGCAGGGTCGGCGGCGGCTGGGTGACGAGCCTCGTGCTTGGTGTTGTCGGCGCGATTGTAGGCGGCTGGATTGGCAGCCTCCTGTTCGGCAAGGGTGACCTTGCCTTCTTCGATCTGGGTACCTGGATCCTTGCCATTGTCGGCGGCTTGGTCGTTGCCGGCATCTACGGCGCCATCACCGGACGCCGGGGAACCACCCGCGCACCCTGA
- the rplT gene encoding 50S ribosomal protein L20: MARVKRAVNAHKKRRVILERAKGYRGQRSRLYRKAKEQLLHSFVYSYGDRKKKKGDFRRLWIQRINAASRANGLTYNRLIQGLKAAEVEVDRRMLAELAVSDANAFAALVKIAKDSLPADTSAPAAK; encoded by the coding sequence GTGGCACGTGTGAAGAGGGCGGTCAACGCCCACAAGAAGCGCCGGGTTATCCTTGAACGCGCAAAGGGCTACCGTGGACAGCGTTCACGCCTGTACCGCAAGGCCAAAGAACAGCTGCTGCACTCGTTTGTGTACAGCTACGGCGACCGCAAGAAGAAGAAGGGTGACTTCCGTCGCCTGTGGATCCAGCGCATCAACGCTGCATCCCGCGCCAACGGCCTCACCTACAACCGTCTGATCCAGGGCCTGAAGGCCGCTGAGGTCGAGGTTGACCGCCGTATGCTGGCGGAGCTGGCTGTCTCCGACGCCAACGCTTTCGCTGCACTGGTGAAGATCGCCAAGGACTCCCTGCCTGCTGACACGTCGGCTCCGGCTGCAAAGTAG
- a CDS encoding (deoxy)nucleoside triphosphate pyrophosphohydrolase: MSEQIQVVGAAILDSLEHPARLLVARRTAPEQFAGLWEFPGGKVEAGEECEAALHRELGEELGVRVRLGAELHAEAPDGWRLNERASMRVWPAEITDGEPHPLEDHDELRWMDLADVQAVLGLPWIPADFPIVQALLDSLSTQVANARTS, translated from the coding sequence GTGAGTGAACAGATACAGGTAGTTGGCGCCGCAATTCTCGACTCGTTGGAGCACCCCGCGCGCCTGTTGGTGGCACGGCGGACGGCTCCCGAACAGTTTGCCGGGCTCTGGGAATTCCCCGGCGGCAAGGTTGAAGCCGGCGAGGAGTGTGAGGCTGCGCTGCACCGTGAACTCGGTGAGGAACTGGGCGTCAGGGTCCGGCTCGGGGCAGAGCTCCACGCGGAGGCCCCCGACGGCTGGCGGCTGAATGAGCGGGCCAGCATGAGGGTATGGCCGGCGGAAATCACCGATGGTGAACCCCATCCGCTGGAGGACCACGACGAACTGCGCTGGATGGACCTGGCTGATGTTCAGGCTGTGCTGGGTCTTCCCTGGATTCCTGCCGACTTTCCCATCGTCCAGGCTCTGCTGGATTCGCTCAGCACCCAGGTGGCCAACGCCCGCACCTCCTGA
- a CDS encoding cation diffusion facilitator family transporter, whose product MAANGGTKAIVAALAANLTIAALKFVAFILTASSSMLAEAIHSVADSGNQLLLLIGGKRASKAASPEHPFGYGRERYIYAFIVSIVLFSVGGLFALFEAWQKLQDPHPIEGNFWWVPLAVLLGAIAAESYSFRTAIKESNQTRGKQGWVSFVRTAKQPELPVILLEDFGALLGLFFAMIGVGMTLITGNGVWDAAGTGMIGLLLVAIAVVLAIETKSLLLGESATREDVVRISAAIEAGGHNRIIHLKTLHLGPEELLVAAKISVGAAETGRDIAASIDGAESRIRAAVPIARVIYLEPDLQRGPLPGAGHHPADVRPQDLQA is encoded by the coding sequence GTGGCTGCAAATGGCGGTACCAAGGCGATCGTTGCGGCTCTCGCCGCGAACCTGACCATCGCCGCCCTCAAGTTCGTGGCATTCATCCTCACGGCTTCCTCGTCGATGCTGGCCGAAGCCATCCACTCCGTTGCAGACTCCGGTAATCAGCTGCTGCTGCTCATTGGCGGGAAACGTGCCAGCAAGGCGGCCAGCCCGGAGCATCCTTTCGGGTATGGCCGTGAACGCTACATTTACGCCTTCATTGTCTCCATAGTGCTCTTCAGCGTCGGCGGACTCTTCGCGTTGTTCGAAGCGTGGCAAAAGCTGCAGGACCCGCACCCCATCGAAGGCAATTTCTGGTGGGTCCCGCTCGCCGTCCTGCTGGGGGCCATCGCCGCGGAGTCGTACTCCTTCCGGACGGCAATTAAGGAATCCAACCAGACCCGGGGCAAGCAGGGCTGGGTGAGCTTTGTGCGCACGGCAAAGCAGCCGGAGCTGCCCGTGATCCTGTTGGAGGATTTCGGGGCGCTCCTTGGCCTGTTCTTCGCCATGATCGGTGTGGGCATGACCCTTATCACCGGGAACGGCGTCTGGGACGCTGCCGGCACCGGCATGATTGGCCTGCTGCTGGTTGCCATCGCCGTGGTGCTGGCCATCGAGACAAAGTCCCTGCTGCTCGGAGAATCCGCGACCCGGGAGGACGTGGTCCGGATCAGCGCAGCCATTGAGGCCGGGGGACACAACCGCATCATCCACCTCAAGACCCTTCACCTGGGCCCTGAGGAGTTGCTGGTCGCCGCCAAGATTTCCGTGGGGGCCGCCGAAACGGGGAGGGACATCGCCGCCTCGATTGACGGGGCCGAGTCCAGAATTCGTGCCGCCGTCCCGATTGCCCGCGTGATCTATCTGGAGCCGGATCTGCAGCGCGGCCCCCTGCCGGGCGCGGGGCACCATCCGGCTGACGTTCGGCCACAGGACCTGCAGGCCTGA
- a CDS encoding SIMPL domain-containing protein, translated as MADGTTLRTVTVTGTGTAEAPPDLLTISVGVECRRASVGAAYADAGTASAAVSAALRQHGVAAPDIRTSGLNVRPELIWREGEGQQVAGYVASSMLTVRVRQVAAASAVIAAVVEAGGDDARLNGLELGFADESPMLARAREAAWRDAAAAAEQFAALASATLGRVLSVAEHPLAAGPVPVARFERAVAADAIGVEPGQASLNAGVTVVWELLD; from the coding sequence ATGGCGGACGGCACCACGTTGAGAACGGTCACCGTGACGGGCACCGGCACGGCCGAGGCGCCACCTGACCTGCTAACCATTTCCGTTGGCGTCGAATGCCGGCGCGCCAGCGTCGGTGCCGCATACGCCGACGCCGGAACAGCGTCCGCGGCAGTGTCCGCTGCGCTCCGGCAGCATGGGGTGGCAGCCCCGGACATCAGGACCTCCGGGCTTAACGTCCGGCCGGAACTTATCTGGCGCGAGGGCGAGGGGCAACAGGTCGCAGGATACGTCGCGTCCAGCATGCTCACCGTGAGGGTCCGGCAGGTGGCCGCTGCTTCCGCCGTCATTGCCGCCGTGGTCGAAGCCGGCGGCGACGACGCGCGGCTGAACGGACTGGAGCTCGGCTTCGCGGACGAATCCCCGATGCTGGCGAGGGCCCGCGAAGCCGCGTGGCGGGATGCCGCTGCAGCGGCGGAGCAGTTTGCTGCCCTGGCGTCAGCGACGCTTGGGCGGGTGCTGTCAGTGGCCGAGCACCCCCTTGCGGCGGGGCCGGTCCCGGTGGCCCGGTTTGAGCGGGCCGTCGCCGCCGACGCCATCGGCGTTGAGCCGGGCCAGGCCAGTCTCAACGCCGGCGTTACGGTGGTTTGGGAGCTCCTGGACTAA
- the rpmI gene encoding 50S ribosomal protein L35: protein MPKMKTHSGAKKRFKLTGSGKLRRQQANRRHYLEHKSSRLTRRLAGDKIVFKGDAKVIRKMLGI from the coding sequence ATGCCGAAGATGAAGACCCACAGTGGTGCTAAGAAGCGCTTCAAGCTGACCGGTAGCGGCAAGCTGCGCCGCCAGCAGGCCAACCGCCGCCACTACCTCGAGCACAAGTCCTCCAGGCTGACCCGTCGCCTCGCCGGCGACAAGATCGTCTTCAAGGGTGACGCAAAGGTCATCCGGAAGATGCTCGGCATCTAA
- the pheT gene encoding phenylalanine--tRNA ligase subunit beta, with protein sequence MRIPISWLREFAAVPAGATAEDVMAELVKVGFEEEAVHRPTDTLQGPIVVGQVLSIVKEPQTNGKTINWCQVRVVPEGQAQTLTGEGIDPSGVQGIICGAHNFVAGDKVVVTLPGAVLPGDFRISARMTYGHLSAGMIASVRELGIGDDHDGILVLSRIGLDPEIGTDAMDLLGLYDQAAEINVTPDRGYAFSIRGAAREYAHATGTEFTDPATKVQAPAELSGGYGVKLNDDAPIYGKPGCDRFVARTIRGVDATRPTPPWMTSRLRLAGIRSISLPVDISNYVMLELGQPTHCYDQDKLSGDIVVRRAVAGEKITTLDGKERALDVEDLLITDGSGAIGIAGVMGGAATEVSDATSNVLVEAAHFDEVSIGRSRRRHKLPSEASKRFERGVDWHVADIAAQRVVDLLVELAGGVADEAGTDVGTAPDAVTIALPAGFAAQRIGIDFTEEQIVTSLEDLGAVVEKADGGWTVTAPSWRNDLETKEDLTEEIARLVGYDKIPATLPVAPPGRGLTRVQQQRRRLIQALADAGLTEVLAYPFVSKAANETFGVAEPGAARNAIKLANPISEEHGYLRTSILPGLIEVAKRNHSRGFRDLALFESGLVFLPTEGMGTDSIPPLGVKPADEVLDALYDGVPDQPLHVAAVLTGHDSPAAAGHTPRLWDWADALDVARLAGDVLGVEIVVSQGAHQAFHPGRAAKLSLRTGEVVGYAGELHPKLLAAHDMPARSVALEFNADALFEAAADVIVARHISTFPVATQDVALVVPQDIPADQVLEALREGAGELLEDVALFDVYAGKGIEEGKKSLAFGLRFRATDRTLTADEASAARESAVALAAERFGAVQR encoded by the coding sequence GTGCGTATCCCAATTTCCTGGCTGCGTGAATTCGCAGCAGTACCGGCCGGGGCAACGGCCGAAGACGTGATGGCCGAACTGGTCAAGGTGGGCTTTGAAGAAGAGGCCGTCCACCGCCCCACGGACACCCTGCAGGGCCCCATCGTGGTGGGCCAGGTCCTGAGCATCGTCAAGGAACCGCAGACCAACGGCAAAACCATCAACTGGTGCCAGGTCCGCGTGGTCCCCGAAGGCCAGGCGCAGACCCTGACCGGTGAGGGCATCGACCCCTCCGGAGTGCAGGGGATCATCTGCGGCGCCCACAACTTCGTGGCAGGCGACAAGGTGGTGGTCACCCTGCCCGGCGCGGTCCTGCCCGGCGACTTCCGGATCTCCGCGCGGATGACTTACGGCCACCTCTCGGCGGGCATGATCGCTTCCGTCCGCGAACTCGGCATCGGCGATGACCACGACGGCATCCTGGTCCTGTCCCGGATCGGACTGGACCCGGAAATCGGTACGGATGCCATGGACCTGCTCGGTCTCTACGATCAGGCAGCGGAGATCAACGTGACCCCGGACCGCGGCTACGCGTTCTCCATCCGTGGAGCGGCCCGTGAATACGCCCACGCCACGGGCACCGAGTTCACCGATCCGGCCACCAAGGTCCAGGCCCCCGCGGAGCTCTCAGGCGGCTACGGGGTCAAGCTCAACGACGACGCGCCCATCTACGGCAAGCCCGGCTGCGACCGCTTTGTGGCCCGCACCATCCGCGGCGTGGACGCCACCAGGCCCACCCCGCCATGGATGACCTCGCGGCTGCGGCTGGCGGGCATCCGGTCCATCTCCCTGCCGGTGGACATCTCCAACTACGTCATGCTTGAGCTCGGCCAGCCCACGCACTGCTATGACCAGGACAAGCTGTCCGGCGACATTGTGGTCCGCCGTGCCGTCGCCGGGGAAAAGATCACCACCCTGGACGGCAAGGAACGCGCGCTGGACGTCGAGGACCTCCTCATCACGGACGGTTCCGGTGCGATCGGGATCGCCGGCGTGATGGGCGGCGCCGCCACCGAGGTGAGCGATGCGACGTCGAACGTCCTGGTGGAGGCTGCGCACTTCGATGAGGTTTCGATCGGCCGCTCCCGCCGCCGCCACAAACTGCCCTCGGAAGCGTCCAAGCGCTTCGAGCGCGGCGTCGACTGGCACGTGGCGGACATCGCCGCCCAGCGTGTGGTTGACCTCCTGGTGGAGCTCGCCGGTGGCGTTGCTGACGAAGCCGGGACCGACGTCGGGACCGCGCCTGACGCCGTGACCATCGCGTTGCCGGCCGGCTTCGCCGCCCAGCGCATCGGCATCGACTTCACCGAGGAACAGATCGTCACCTCGCTGGAGGACCTCGGCGCCGTGGTGGAAAAGGCCGACGGCGGCTGGACGGTTACCGCCCCCAGCTGGCGCAACGACCTCGAGACCAAAGAGGACCTCACCGAGGAAATCGCCCGCCTGGTGGGCTACGACAAAATCCCCGCCACCCTCCCGGTGGCACCTCCCGGCCGTGGCCTGACCCGCGTGCAGCAGCAGCGTCGCCGGCTCATCCAGGCACTGGCGGACGCCGGCCTGACCGAAGTCCTGGCCTACCCGTTCGTTTCGAAGGCCGCCAACGAGACCTTCGGCGTCGCCGAGCCCGGGGCGGCCCGGAACGCGATTAAGCTGGCCAACCCGATCAGCGAGGAACACGGCTACCTGCGGACCTCCATCCTCCCGGGCCTGATCGAGGTGGCCAAGCGGAACCACTCCCGCGGCTTCCGCGACCTGGCGTTGTTCGAATCCGGACTCGTGTTCCTGCCCACCGAGGGCATGGGTACCGATTCCATCCCGCCGCTCGGCGTCAAGCCCGCCGATGAGGTGCTCGATGCACTGTACGACGGCGTCCCGGACCAGCCGCTGCACGTGGCCGCCGTCCTGACCGGCCATGATTCACCCGCCGCCGCGGGCCACACGCCGCGGCTGTGGGACTGGGCGGACGCGTTGGATGTGGCCCGGCTCGCAGGGGACGTCCTGGGCGTGGAGATTGTGGTCAGCCAGGGTGCGCACCAGGCATTCCATCCGGGCCGGGCGGCGAAGCTTTCGCTGCGAACCGGCGAGGTGGTGGGCTACGCGGGTGAGCTGCACCCGAAGCTCCTGGCTGCGCACGACATGCCCGCCCGCTCGGTGGCGCTGGAGTTCAACGCGGATGCCTTGTTCGAGGCGGCGGCGGACGTCATTGTGGCCCGCCACATCTCCACCTTCCCGGTGGCCACCCAGGACGTTGCCCTGGTGGTGCCGCAGGACATCCCTGCGGACCAGGTCCTCGAAGCGCTGCGCGAAGGCGCCGGCGAACTGCTGGAAGACGTGGCGCTCTTCGACGTGTACGCCGGCAAGGGTATCGAGGAAGGCAAGAAGTCGCTGGCCTTCGGTTTGCGGTTCCGGGCAACGGACCGCACCCTGACCGCTGACGAGGCCTCTGCAGCCCGGGAGAGTGCCGTCGCCCTGGCCGCCGAGCGCTTCGGCGCCGTCCAGCGCTAG
- the pheS gene encoding phenylalanine--tRNA ligase subunit alpha, which yields MTETLPGAPIPNPMDEAAITAAVDQAIAAIAGAGSLDELKAVRLAHTGEKSPLSLANREIGKLAKDQKAVAGKLMGASRGKVNKALADRTAELEAENDARILLEETVDVTAAPRRRRAGARHPLSTLQDRVADIFVGMGWEIAEGPEVESEWFNFDALNFKPDHPAREMQDTFFVEPPEAHLVMRTHTSPVQVRSMLEREVPIYVLCPGKVFRTDELDATHTPVFHQFEGLAIDKDLSMADLLGTLEHFTRQMFGDEAQVRLRPNYFPFTEPSAELDIWHPGAKGGPRWIEWGGCGMVNPNVLRAAGIDPDIYSGFAFGMGIERALMFRNEVGDMRDMIEGDVRFSEHFGMEI from the coding sequence ATGACTGAAACTTTGCCGGGCGCCCCCATCCCGAATCCCATGGATGAAGCCGCCATCACTGCCGCTGTAGACCAGGCCATCGCCGCCATTGCCGGCGCCGGCTCCCTTGACGAACTCAAGGCGGTGAGGCTGGCCCACACCGGTGAGAAATCACCGCTGAGCCTGGCCAACCGCGAGATCGGCAAGCTCGCCAAGGACCAAAAGGCCGTGGCGGGCAAACTTATGGGCGCGTCCCGCGGCAAGGTCAACAAGGCGCTCGCGGACCGGACTGCCGAGCTGGAAGCCGAAAACGACGCCCGGATCCTGCTGGAAGAGACAGTGGACGTCACGGCCGCACCGCGCCGTCGTCGTGCCGGTGCCCGGCACCCGCTCTCCACCCTCCAGGACCGCGTGGCGGACATCTTCGTGGGCATGGGCTGGGAAATTGCCGAAGGCCCCGAGGTTGAATCCGAATGGTTCAACTTCGATGCGCTGAACTTCAAGCCGGACCACCCGGCCCGCGAAATGCAGGACACGTTCTTCGTTGAGCCGCCCGAGGCACACCTGGTGATGCGGACCCACACCTCCCCGGTGCAGGTCCGCTCCATGCTCGAACGCGAGGTGCCGATCTATGTGCTTTGCCCGGGCAAGGTGTTCCGCACGGACGAGTTGGACGCCACCCACACGCCGGTCTTCCACCAGTTCGAGGGCCTGGCCATCGACAAGGACCTGAGCATGGCGGACCTCCTGGGCACGCTGGAGCACTTCACCCGGCAGATGTTCGGTGACGAAGCCCAGGTGCGGCTGCGCCCGAACTACTTCCCGTTCACCGAGCCGTCCGCCGAACTGGACATCTGGCACCCGGGCGCCAAGGGCGGCCCGCGCTGGATCGAATGGGGCGGCTGCGGCATGGTCAACCCCAACGTGCTCCGCGCAGCGGGCATCGACCCGGACATCTATTCAGGTTTTGCCTTCGGCATGGGCATCGAGCGTGCGCTGATGTTCCGCAACGAAGTGGGCGACATGCGCGACATGATCGAAGGCGACGTACGTTTCAGCGAGCACTTCGGGATGGAGATCTAA
- a CDS encoding RNA methyltransferase: protein MNETGRPQDVPLSNPRADRVRKVAQLAGRPARLKRSEFLAEGPQAVREALTLHRKRIASGEPGLVYEVYASEACLDRHPDLESLAEGTDAYLTTDEVLAAMADTVTPQGILAVCGFLDVRLDQVLDAGPRLIAVLCQVRDPGNAGTVLRAADAAGADAVILTASSVDIYNPKAVRSTAGSLFHLPVVLGADIAEVAAACRARGIGILAADGGGDVNLDTLQDQNAARRIASSGVESVYALEAPTAWLFGNEAQGLSEAELALADHRVAVPVYGAAESLNLGTAATVCLYASARSQHEHGAS, encoded by the coding sequence ATGAACGAAACCGGGCGCCCGCAAGATGTACCACTCTCCAATCCCCGAGCTGATCGGGTCAGGAAGGTGGCGCAACTTGCCGGGCGTCCGGCCCGTTTAAAGCGCAGCGAGTTCCTGGCGGAGGGCCCCCAGGCTGTCCGTGAGGCTCTGACCCTGCACCGGAAACGGATCGCTTCGGGGGAGCCCGGTCTCGTGTATGAGGTCTACGCCAGCGAGGCGTGCCTCGACCGGCACCCGGACCTGGAATCGCTCGCCGAGGGCACTGACGCTTACCTCACCACCGACGAAGTGCTTGCCGCCATGGCGGACACGGTCACGCCCCAGGGAATCCTGGCGGTCTGCGGCTTCCTGGACGTGCGCCTCGACCAGGTCCTCGACGCCGGTCCGCGGCTGATCGCGGTGCTGTGTCAGGTCCGCGACCCCGGCAATGCCGGCACCGTGCTCCGGGCAGCCGACGCAGCCGGAGCGGACGCAGTCATCCTCACTGCATCGAGCGTTGATATCTACAATCCCAAGGCGGTCCGTTCCACGGCCGGTTCCCTGTTCCACTTGCCTGTGGTGCTTGGTGCAGACATTGCCGAGGTGGCAGCCGCCTGCCGTGCCCGCGGGATTGGGATCCTTGCGGCCGACGGCGGCGGAGACGTCAATCTCGACACCCTGCAGGACCAAAACGCCGCCCGCCGCATAGCTTCCTCCGGCGTTGAATCGGTCTACGCGTTGGAGGCTCCAACGGCCTGGCTTTTCGGGAACGAAGCACAGGGCCTCTCAGAGGCTGAGTTGGCCTTGGCCGATCACCGCGTAGCCGTCCCCGTCTACGGCGCAGCGGAAAGCCTCAATCTCGGCACCGCCGCCACCGTGTGCCTTTATGCGAGTGCCCGGTCCCAGCACGAACACGGGGCTAGCTAG